A window from Primulina huaijiensis isolate GDHJ02 chromosome 13, ASM1229523v2, whole genome shotgun sequence encodes these proteins:
- the LOC140990939 gene encoding putative receptor-like protein kinase At1g80870, producing MASRQPSPLDSRPKTSITFLAITISVSPVILLVILYLLHRFWYSLVHRSRTSPYDSTESLNKLQRFTYRELKNATNNFSESNTIGRGGSGTVFRGILKDGKLVAVKLLDSTSLQCEQEFQNELKILGGLKSSFLVCLLGFCVEREKRLVVYEYMPSKSLQESLFVESDNLCLNWTRRFSIILDVAKALAFLHLECEPAVIHGDVKPSNVLLDAEFRAKLSDFGLSRVKLEGEFGVDLFSQDLGKSQELWKSQELSENSNAGGLVGENGIHENEEVDFALALQASSSLKTSCKINHIDSRCCNMKGKELLSDDNGGEDCEKFMPYDYDLCDMDHCKDNSNDNVFVGAKQWGKDWWWRQDGSGELCSKDYVNEWIGTQICSSPNPHWDEEMGVSKEQANLDNCKTKSKIDEAIRKPVREHGIEYPNTETENDVQKGTEISQPVYTKKHRAMHEWWKEESLDERDNKNRDPKKSQVWSKKWFRVPHFGLGKSFHFRRRKNKMGHKECKLVNKNVEFSFSEGWRKKKARSTGSDMWSGDLFSRELSSTTSMRGTLCYVAPECSGSCGYLMEKADIYSLGVLILVIVSGRRPLHVLSSPMRPEKANLVSWSRLLARSGSLLELVDERLNGEYNKEQASLCVNLALSCIQKTPELRPDIGDILKILNGEMELLPLPFEFSPSPNSRSLR from the coding sequence ATGGCTTCAAGACAACCATCACCACTTGATTCGAGACCAAAAACAAGCATAACTTTCCTTGCAATCACGATATCTGTATCTCCTGTGATTCTCTTAGTTATTCTGTATCTTCTTCACCGTTTCTGGTACTCTCTGGTGCACAGGTCCCGCACCAGCCCATATGATTCCACCGAGTCACTGAACAAGCTTCAAAGATTCACTTACAGAGAGCTCAAGAATGCAACCAACAATTTCAGTGAGTCCAATACAATAGGCAGAGGAGGTTCCGGCACTGTTTTTAGAGGTATTCTAAAGGATGGTAAATTGGTGGCTGTGAAACTTCTTGACTCAACTTCATTACAGTGTGAGCAAGAATTCCAGAATGAGTTGAAGATTCTTGGCGGGCTAAAGTCttcttttcttgtttgtttATTGGGTTTTTGTGTAGAAAGAGAGAAGAGACTTGTGGTTTATGAGTACATGCCTAGCAAGAGTTTGCAAGAATCTTTATTTGTTGAGTCTGATAATTTGTGCTTGAATTGGACCAGGAGGTTTTCCATTATTCTAGATGTTGCAAAGGCATTAGCTTTCTTGCATCTTGAGTGTGAACCAGCTGTGATTCATGGTGATGTGAAGCCAAGCAATGTGTTGCTTGATGCTGAGTTCAGAGCCAAGCTTTCGGATTTCGGGTTGTCGAGAGTGAAGCTCGAGGGTGAATTCGGGGTGGATTTGTTTAGCCAGGACTTGGGGAAAAGTCAAGAGTTGTGGAAGAGTCAAGAACTTTCGGAAAACTCGAATGCCGGTGGTTTAGTTGGAGAGAATGGGATTCATGAAAATGAGGAGGTAGATTTTGCTTTGGCTTTGCAAGCGTCTTCTTCTTTGAAAACTAGTTGCAAGATTAATCATATCGATAGTAGATGTTGTAATATGAAGGGAAAAGAGCTGTTGAGTGATGATAATGGTGGGGAGGATTGTGAGAAGTTTATGccttatgattatgatttatgtgatATGGATCATTGCAAAGATAATAGTAATGATAACGTTTTTGTTGGCGCGAAACAGTGGGGAAAAGACTGGTGGTGGAGACAAGATGGGAGTGGTGAACTATGTAGCAAAGATTATGTGAATGAGTGGATTGGGACTCAAATCTGTTCTTCACCGAATCCCCATTGGGATGAAGAAATGGGGGTATCCAAGGAGCAAGCCAACTTGGATAACTGCAAAACGAAAAGTAAAATCGACGAAGCAATTAGGAAACCTGTAAGAGAACATGGGATTGAGTATCCTAATACAGAAACTGAGAATGATGTGCAGAAGGGAACCGAAATATCTCAGCCTGTGTATACTAAGAAGCATCGGGCGATGCATGAATGGTGGAAAGAAGAGAGTTTAGATGAACGCGATAACAAGAACCGTGACCCAAAAAAGAGCCAAGTATGGAGTAAAAAATGGTTCAGAGTACCACATTTTGGTTTGGGGAAAAGCTTTCACTTCAGGAGGAGGAAGAACAAAATGGGACACAAAGAGTGTAAACTTGTTAACAAGAATGTGGAGTTTAGTTTCAGTGAAGGATGGAGGAAAAAGAAAGCGCGTTCCACGGGGAGCGACATGTGGAGTGGCGATCTTTTCAGTCGAGAGTTAAGTAGCACAACGAGCATGAGAGGGACACTATGTTATGTAGCACCGGAATGCAGTGGCTCATGTGGATACTTAATGGAGAAAGCTGATATATACAGCCTAGGTGTACTGATTCTAGTCATTGTATCGGGTAGAAGACCGTTGCACGTGCTTTCGTCCCCAATGAGACCTGAGAAAGCAAACTTAGTAAGCTGGTCTCGGCTCCTGGCTCGATCCGGAAGCCTGCTAGAACTTGTGGATGAACGGCTCAATGGCGAGTACAATAAAGAACAGGCAAGCTTGTGTGTTAACTTGGCACTTTCTTGCATACAGAAGACGCCGGAGCTGAGACCGGATATCGGTGACATTTTGAAGATATTGAATGGTGAAATGGAGCTTTTACCACTTCCATTTGAGTTCTCCCCTTCTCCTAATTCAAGAAGTCTCAGGTGA